The following coding sequences are from one Nicotiana tomentosiformis chromosome 3, ASM39032v3, whole genome shotgun sequence window:
- the LOC104100895 gene encoding RING-H2 finger protein ATL60, giving the protein MGSGKLGESGMIALTAKIMMAVIIFLFLVVVFIFFLHLYAKWFWGYRQEDNGNPNAGTRRRRRRRFYFGGGYQEVNVLRSGLDPSILKTIPVVPFNIKDFKDGLECSVCLSEVSEGENTRVLPKCKHGFHVDCIDMWFHSHSTCPLCRNPVSEQSAESISQTVGPSVEEGSASTETQNIPTNVLFWGDETSTTSSASTSNRPDGILVIDIPRQNTEQEEEEGQKTPTSTRLRSLTRLFSRVNPYNVDVEQGSRGQS; this is encoded by the coding sequence ATGGGAAGTGGAAAATTAGGTGAATCAGGTATGATTGCGCTCACCGCAAAAATCATGATGGCGGTAATCATATTCCTTTTCCTCGTAGTTGTTTTCATATTCTTTCTCCACTTATACGCCAAATGGTTCTGGGGGTACCGGCAAGAAGACAACGGCAATCCGAACGCCGGCACAAGGCGGCGGCGCCGTCGACGTTTCTACTTTGGTGGCGGTTATCAAGAAGTGAATGTACTCCGCAGCGGACTTGACCCTTCCATACTTAAAACCATTCCTGTAGTTCCGTTTAATATCAAGGATTTTAAAGATGGATTGGAATGTTCGGTTTGTCTTAGCGAAGTCTCTGAGGGTGAAAATACGAGAGTTTTGCCAAAATGCAAGCATGGGTTTCATGTTGATTGTATTGATATGTGGTTTCATTCTCATTCCACGTGTCCTCTTTGCCGAAACCCTGTTTCAGAACAGTCTGCAGAATCAATTTCCCAGACCGTTGGGCCATCGGTAGAAGAGGGTTCAGCTTCTACAGAGACACAAAATATTCCTACTAATGTTCTGTTTTGGGGAGATGAGACTAGTACTACATCCTCAGCATCCACGAGCAATAGACCAGATGGGATTTTGGTGATTGATATTCCAAGACAGAATACAGAACAAGAAGAAGAGGAAGGACAAAAGACACCAACGTCAACACGATTGAGATCATTAACAAGGCTTTTTAGCAGGGTAAATCCTTACAACGTAGATGTAGAACAAGGAAGCAGGGGCCAGAGCTAG
- the LOC104107032 gene encoding 26S proteasome regulatory subunit 7 homolog A: MTPELSGSRNQVQMLSRTDIKDETKRLLINDLCGIKESDTGLAAPSQWDLVSDKQMMQEEQPLQVARCTKIISPNTEDAKYVINVKQIAKFVVGLGDKVSPTDIEEGMRVGVDRNKYQIQIPLPPKIDPSVTMMTVEEKPDVTYNDVGGCKEQIEKMREVVELPMLHPEKFVKLGIDPPKGVLCYGPPGTGKTLLARAVANRTDACFIRVIGSELVQKYVGEGARMVRELFQMARSKKACIVFFDEVDAIGGARFDDGVGGDNEVQRTMLEIVNQLDGFDARGNIKVLMATNRPDTLDPALLRPGRLDRKVEFGLPDLESRTQIFKIHTRTMNCERDIRFELLARLCPNSTGADIRSVCTEAGMYAIRARRKTVTEKDFLDAVNKVIKGYQKFSATPKYMVYN, encoded by the exons ATGACCCCAGAGCTAAGCGGATCTAGAAACCAAGTCCAGATGTTATCCAGAACAGATATCAAAGACGAAACGAAGCGATTGCTG ATAAATGATTTATGTG GTATTAAGGAATCTGACACTGGGTTAGCTGCACCAAGTCAATGGGATCTAGTTTCTGATAAACAGATGATGCAGGAGGAGCAACCTCTTCAG GTGGCGaggtgtacaaaaataattagCCCCAACACTGAAGATGCAAAATATGTTATAAATGTCAAGCAAATTGCGAAG TTTGTTGTTGGATTGGGTGATAAAGTTTCGCCAACTGATATAGAAGAAGGCATGCGAGTCgg TGTTGATCGGAATAAATATCAAATTCAGATTCCGTTGCCCCCCAAAATTGATCCTAGTGTCACAATGATGACTGTCGAGGAAAAACCTGATGTGACATATAATGATGTTGGAGGATGCAAGGAGCAAATTGAAAAGATGCGAGAG GTTGTTGAGCTTCCCATGCTTCACCCTGAAAAATTTGTCAAACTTGGAATTGATCCCCCTAAGGGTGTTCTCTGCTATGGTCCTCCTGGTACTGGGAAGACACTGCTTGCCAGAGCAGTTGCCAATCGTACTGATGCATGCTTCATTCGCGTCATTGGTAGTGAGCTTGTTCAGAAATATGTTGGTGAGGGGGCTAGAATGGTTCGTGAATTGTTCCAG ATGGCACGCTCCAAGAAGGCCTGCATTGTGTTTTTCGATGAAGTAGATGCCATTGGAGGTGCACGATTTGATGATGGTGTGGGGGGAGACAATGAGGTTCAACGAACCATGCTCGAAATTGTGAACCAGCTTGATGGTTTTGATGCTCGAGGGAATATTAAAGTTCTCATGGCAACCAATAG ACCTGATACACTTGATCCAGCTTTATTACGTCCTGGACGATTGGATCGCAAAGTTGAATTTGGTCTGCCTGATCTGGAGAGTAGGACACAGATATTTAAGATTCATACACGCACAATGAACTGTGAGCGGGATATTCGGTTTGAACTGTTGGCCCGTCTCTGTCCTAACTCTACAG GAGCTGACATTAGAAGCGTGTGCACGGAGGCTGGAATGTATGCTATTCGAGCGAGAAGGAAAACTGTTACGGAGAAAGACTTTTTAGATGCTGTCAATAAGGTCATTAAAGGGTATCAGAAGTTCAGTGCAACACCGAAGTACATGGTCTATAATTGA